Proteins found in one Limnobaculum xujianqingii genomic segment:
- the lepB gene encoding signal peptidase I, translating into MANMFALILAVATLVTGIIWCLDRFKWAPARRIKIEALRVETDGKIDGKALARVARQPGWIESCVSVFPVLAVVFVLRSFLYEPFQIPSGSMMPTLLIGDFILVEKFAYGVKDPITQTTLMKTGTPQRGDIAVFKYPLDKNIDYIKRVVGLPGDTIHFDPNSKKLTITPACPTGSECKPAAELEYSDLVKSSWFIGFEPSAGGANQMTTRFFDTKTEAGRAEGLRGVYMVERNEKLGNEFHQTLMIPGVANSAGDYYQQPGAPANTWIVPEGKYFMMGDNRDNSADSRFWGFVPEENFVGKATGIWMSFEKQEGEWPTGIRFSRIGGIH; encoded by the coding sequence ATGGCGAATATGTTTGCCTTAATTTTAGCTGTGGCCACACTGGTGACCGGTATCATCTGGTGTCTGGACCGCTTTAAGTGGGCGCCTGCGCGACGCATTAAGATCGAAGCTCTCAGGGTTGAGACCGACGGAAAGATTGATGGTAAAGCGCTAGCCAGAGTGGCCAGACAGCCGGGATGGATTGAAAGCTGTGTTTCTGTGTTTCCCGTATTGGCAGTGGTATTTGTGCTGCGCTCTTTTTTATATGAACCTTTTCAGATTCCGTCTGGTTCAATGATGCCAACGCTGTTGATCGGTGATTTTATTCTGGTGGAAAAATTCGCTTATGGTGTTAAAGATCCGATTACCCAGACAACACTGATGAAAACCGGTACTCCGCAGCGCGGTGATATTGCGGTATTCAAATATCCGCTGGATAAGAATATTGATTATATTAAACGTGTAGTAGGGCTACCGGGAGACACTATTCATTTCGACCCGAACTCGAAAAAGCTAACCATCACTCCCGCTTGCCCAACAGGTAGCGAGTGCAAACCTGCTGCTGAGTTAGAGTATTCTGATTTGGTGAAAAGCAGTTGGTTTATTGGTTTTGAGCCCTCTGCTGGTGGTGCAAATCAGATGACCACCCGTTTCTTCGATACCAAAACTGAAGCAGGACGCGCTGAAGGTTTACGCGGTGTGTATATGGTTGAGCGTAACGAAAAATTGGGTAATGAGTTCCATCAGACATTAATGATTCCTGGCGTAGCGAACAGCGCAGGTGATTATTATCAGCAACCAGGCGCTCCGGCGAATACCTGGATTGTACCGGAAGGCAAATACTTCATGATGGGTGATAACCGCGACAACAGTGCGGACAGCCGTTTCTGGGGTTTTGTACCGGAAGAGAACTTTGTTGGTAAAGCAACAGGGATCTGGATGAGCTTTGAGAAACAAGAGGGTGAGTGGCCAACCGGTATTCGTTTTAGCCGTATTGGCGGAATTCACTAA
- the rnc gene encoding ribonuclease III: protein MNPIIIERLQRKLGYTFQQQSLLQQALTHRSASSKHNERLEFLGDSILSFVIADALYQRFPRVDEGDMSRMRATLVRGNTLAEMGREFDLGECLRLGPGELKSGGFRRESILADTVEALIGAVYLDSDIHRVQQLILAWYQTRLDEISPGDKQKDPKTRLQEFLQGRHLPLPSYLVTQVKGEAHDQEFTIHCQVSGIDDAIIGIGSSRRKAEQAAAEQALKHLGLE from the coding sequence ATGAACCCCATCATCATTGAGAGGCTACAGCGAAAGCTGGGTTATACGTTTCAACAGCAATCGCTTTTACAGCAAGCTCTGACACATCGAAGTGCCAGCAGTAAACATAATGAACGTCTGGAGTTTTTGGGCGATTCTATCCTGAGTTTTGTTATTGCTGATGCACTATATCAGCGCTTTCCTCGTGTTGATGAAGGCGACATGAGCCGTATGCGTGCGACATTGGTTCGAGGCAATACGCTGGCTGAAATGGGACGAGAGTTCGATTTAGGCGAATGCTTGCGTCTGGGGCCGGGCGAACTGAAAAGCGGTGGTTTTCGCCGTGAATCTATTTTAGCTGATACGGTAGAAGCGTTAATCGGTGCAGTTTATCTTGATAGCGATATTCATCGGGTTCAGCAATTAATTCTGGCCTGGTATCAAACCCGCTTAGATGAGATCAGCCCGGGTGATAAACAAAAAGATCCTAAAACACGTCTGCAAGAGTTCTTGCAGGGGCGTCATTTACCGCTACCAAGCTATTTAGTGACGCAAGTGAAGGGCGAAGCCCACGATCAGGAATTTACCATTCACTGCCAGGTGAGCGGTATTGATGATGCAATTATCGGCATTGGTTCCAGTCGTCGTAAGGCAGAGCAGGCTGCGGCAGAGCAGGCGCTTAAACATTTAGGCTTAGAATAG
- a CDS encoding IS630 family transposase: MPIIAPIPRNERRQMEKIVHKTTDKNHSRRLMAMLMLHRGESLSYVAKNLCAARSSVGRWIHWFTLFGIEGLKSLPPGRPKKWPVEAMMRMLNLLVERSAQDFGYLRSRWSTEMLTIEINKLFNSTLHPGTIRRWLPEGGIVWRRAAPTLHIRDPLKDEKLAAINEALEKNCADHPVFYEDEVDIDLNPKIGADWQKKGQQKRIPTPGKNEKHYLAGVLHAGTGRVDYVSGTSKNSGLFINMLRKLKSTYRSAKTITLIVDNYIIHKSKKTLKWLEDNPKFTVIYQPIYSPWVNKIELLWLALHETITRNHHCRTMWQLLNNVRQFMKAASPFPGNKHGLTKVERY; encoded by the coding sequence ATGCCGATCATAGCACCGATACCCAGAAATGAACGACGTCAGATGGAAAAAATTGTCCATAAAACAACAGACAAAAACCATTCCAGACGTCTCATGGCCATGCTGATGTTACATCGTGGTGAATCACTCAGTTATGTCGCTAAAAACCTGTGTGCAGCACGTTCCTCCGTCGGTCGCTGGATTCACTGGTTCACACTATTTGGCATCGAAGGCCTGAAAAGTCTTCCGCCCGGACGCCCAAAAAAGTGGCCTGTTGAGGCGATGATGCGCATGCTCAATTTACTTGTTGAGCGCTCTGCACAGGACTTCGGATATCTGCGGTCACGGTGGAGTACTGAGATGCTAACGATTGAAATTAATAAACTATTTAATTCAACTTTGCATCCAGGAACGATCCGTCGCTGGCTACCTGAAGGTGGGATTGTCTGGCGCAGGGCAGCTCCGACATTACATATTCGCGATCCCCTCAAAGATGAAAAACTGGCAGCGATTAATGAAGCATTAGAAAAAAACTGCGCTGACCATCCCGTCTTTTACGAGGATGAGGTGGATATCGATTTGAATCCCAAAATAGGCGCTGACTGGCAGAAAAAAGGACAGCAAAAACGAATCCCTACGCCGGGAAAAAATGAAAAGCATTACCTTGCCGGAGTACTTCATGCGGGAACGGGCAGAGTGGACTACGTCAGCGGGACAAGTAAGAACTCAGGTCTATTTATCAATATGTTACGAAAGTTGAAAAGTACATATCGCAGTGCAAAAACAATTACGCTAATCGTTGATAATTACATCATTCACAAGAGCAAAAAAACGTTGAAATGGTTGGAGGATAATCCGAAATTTACTGTTATTTATCAGCCAATTTACTCTCCGTGGGTAAACAAAATAGAACTCTTATGGTTGGCCTTGCACGAGACCATCACGCGCAATCATCACTGCAGAACAATGTGGCAATTATTGAATAATGTCAGACAATTTATGAAAGCCGCTTCACCTTTCCCGGGCAACAAACATGGGCTAACGAAAGTGGAGCGGTATTAG
- the era gene encoding GTPase Era: MTTDKQLTDTDKQYCGFIAIVGRPNVGKSTLLNQLLGQKVSITSRKAQTTRHRIMGIHTEGPYQAIYVDTPGLHIEEKRAINRLMNRAASSSIGDVELVIFVVEGTHWTPDDEMVVNKLRSLKCPVILAINKVDNVTDKEALLPHMAFLSQQMNFMDIVPISAEKNMNLDTIASIVRKLLPEAEHHFPEDYITDRSQRFMASEIIREKLMRFLGEELPYSVTVEIERFVTNERGGYDINGLILVEREGQKKMVIGNKGQKIKTIGIEARHDMEEMFEAKVHLELWVKVKSGWADDERALRSLGYTDDL; the protein is encoded by the coding sequence ATGACAACAGATAAACAATTAACCGATACCGATAAGCAATACTGTGGCTTTATCGCTATCGTGGGTCGCCCTAACGTTGGTAAATCAACATTGCTAAATCAACTGTTGGGTCAGAAGGTATCAATTACTTCACGTAAAGCGCAGACCACTCGCCATCGTATTATGGGCATTCACACCGAAGGGCCTTATCAGGCTATTTATGTGGATACCCCGGGATTACATATTGAAGAAAAACGCGCCATCAACCGTCTGATGAACCGGGCTGCCAGCAGCTCAATTGGTGATGTTGAGCTGGTGATCTTTGTGGTGGAAGGTACCCACTGGACGCCAGATGATGAGATGGTGGTGAATAAGCTGCGTAGCTTAAAATGTCCGGTTATTCTGGCTATCAACAAAGTGGATAACGTTACGGATAAAGAAGCGCTGCTGCCGCATATGGCTTTCTTAAGCCAGCAGATGAACTTCATGGATATTGTTCCTATCTCTGCCGAGAAGAACATGAACCTTGATACTATTGCCAGTATCGTGCGTAAACTGCTACCGGAAGCAGAGCATCACTTCCCGGAAGATTACATTACCGACCGTTCCCAGCGCTTTATGGCTTCTGAAATTATTCGTGAGAAGCTGATGCGTTTTCTGGGCGAAGAACTACCTTATTCAGTCACGGTAGAAATTGAGCGCTTTGTCACTAATGAGCGCGGTGGCTACGATATTAATGGTCTGATTCTGGTCGAACGTGAAGGCCAGAAAAAGATGGTTATTGGTAATAAAGGCCAAAAAATCAAAACCATCGGTATTGAAGCGCGTCACGATATGGAAGAGATGTTTGAAGCCAAAGTTCATCTGGAGCTTTGGGTGAAAGTGAAATCAGGCTGGGCGGATGATGAACGTGCATTACGCAGTCTGGGATATACCGACGATCTCTGA
- the recO gene encoding DNA repair protein RecO translates to MDGWQRAFVLHGRPYSETSLLLDLFTESHGRIKLLAKGARGRRSALKGCLQPFTPLLVRWGGKGGVKTLRAAEAVSLSLPLSGLTLYSGLYVNEVLDRVLEAETPYSSLFFDYLECIQSLAGVSGSPERILRRFELALLGHLGYGIDFLHCAGSGEPVTEQMTYRYRAEKGFIASLVVDHFSFTGRDLQALANREFPDVDTLKAAKRFTRIALKPYLGGKPLKSRELFRQFTIKKPTSDSVLPVDDQ, encoded by the coding sequence ATTGACGGCTGGCAACGGGCTTTTGTTCTGCACGGACGACCTTACAGTGAAACCAGTTTACTACTGGACCTGTTTACAGAAAGTCACGGCAGAATAAAGTTGCTGGCGAAAGGCGCCCGCGGTCGTCGTTCTGCTTTAAAAGGCTGCCTGCAGCCTTTTACGCCTCTTTTAGTGCGCTGGGGGGGAAAAGGTGGAGTTAAAACGTTACGCGCCGCGGAAGCCGTTTCCCTCTCGTTACCGCTCTCTGGCCTGACACTGTACAGCGGACTTTACGTCAATGAAGTGCTGGACAGGGTATTGGAAGCCGAAACACCATACTCCTCGTTGTTTTTCGATTATTTAGAATGCATTCAATCCCTTGCTGGCGTTTCTGGCTCGCCTGAACGTATCTTGCGTCGTTTTGAACTCGCTCTGTTAGGCCATTTGGGATATGGCATTGATTTTCTGCACTGTGCTGGCAGCGGTGAGCCCGTTACCGAGCAGATGACTTACCGCTATCGGGCAGAAAAAGGATTTATTGCCAGTCTGGTAGTGGACCATTTCTCTTTTACCGGCCGTGATTTACAGGCTCTGGCTAACCGGGAGTTTCCTGATGTTGACACCCTTAAAGCCGCCAAGCGTTTTACCCGCATCGCACTAAAACCCTATTTAGGTGGAAAGCCGCTGAAAAGCCGCGAGCTGTTCCGACAATTTACCATTAAGAAACCTACCTCCGACTCAGTATTACCCGTTGACGACCAGTAA
- the pdxJ gene encoding pyridoxine 5'-phosphate synthase yields the protein MSDLLLGVNIDHIATLRNARGTQYPDPVQAAFIAEQAGADGITIHLREDRRHITDRDVKLLSQTIQTRMNLEMAVTDEMVDIACEIKPAFCCLVPEKRQEVTTEGGLDVAGQIDKMTVAVGRLVEAGISVSLFIDADHRQIDASVAVGATFIEIHTGRYADAENELEREAELLRIAQAATYAASKGLHVNAGHGLTYHNVQAIAALPEIYELNIGHAIIGQAVMSGLHAAVADMKALMLAARK from the coding sequence ATGTCGGATTTATTGTTAGGCGTTAATATCGACCATATCGCAACTTTACGTAATGCCCGTGGTACCCAGTATCCCGATCCGGTTCAGGCGGCCTTTATCGCTGAGCAGGCGGGAGCAGATGGCATTACGATTCACTTGCGGGAAGATCGTCGCCATATTACCGATCGGGATGTTAAGTTACTTAGCCAGACTATTCAGACGCGTATGAATCTGGAAATGGCAGTAACCGATGAGATGGTGGATATTGCCTGCGAAATAAAACCGGCATTCTGCTGTCTGGTTCCGGAAAAACGTCAGGAAGTGACCACCGAAGGTGGGTTAGATGTAGCGGGGCAAATCGATAAAATGACCGTGGCAGTCGGGCGTCTGGTAGAAGCGGGTATTTCTGTCTCCCTGTTTATTGATGCGGACCATCGCCAGATTGACGCATCCGTGGCCGTTGGTGCTACTTTTATCGAAATCCATACTGGCCGCTATGCTGATGCAGAAAACGAGCTGGAACGTGAAGCAGAACTGCTGCGCATCGCTCAGGCTGCTACTTATGCAGCCAGTAAAGGTTTGCATGTAAATGCCGGACACGGATTGACCTACCATAACGTTCAGGCAATCGCAGCGCTGCCTGAAATTTATGAACTGAATATTGGACACGCCATTATTGGCCAGGCGGTGATGTCCGGGTTACATGCAGCAGTGGCTGATATGAAGGCATTGATGCTGGCTGCGAGAAAGTAA
- the barA gene encoding two-component sensor histidine kinase BarA: MTKYSLRARMMILILAPTLLIGLLISTFFVVHRYNELQDQLVDSGSSIIEPLAIASEYGMTFSNREGVRQLVSMLHRRHSNIVRSIAVFDTQNHLLVTSNFHQNYTLLQLPKGATIPDDLTVTTKGDSLTLRTPIVSENQLPDMDVSLEPGHSTLGYIAIELDLRTVRLQQYKEIFVATLLLSLCLCIAMLFAYRLMRDVTGPIRNMVNTVDRIRRGQLDSRVEGYMLGELDMLKNGINSMAMSLAAYHEEMQQNIDQATSDLRETLEQMEIQNVELDLAKKRAQEAARIKSEFLANMSHELRTPLNGVIGFTRQTLKTSLTPTQTDYLQTIERSANNLLNIINDVLDFSKLEAGKLVLEHIPFSLRDTVDETAILLAHSAHEKSLELTLNINNDVPDNIVGDPLRLQQVIMNLLGNAIKFTEQGNIDINIELRMLHDNSADIEIQVHDTGIGISERQQSQLFQAFRQADASISRRHGGTGLGLVITQRLVKEMGGDICFHSQLHKGSTFWFHINLELSDRSILGDGRHLTKLSGQRILYVEANPAATQATLNIFQSEPVEVIHYDNFDQIPEKHQQYDIVLHGVPIATDDIDKYTNGVMKQALSLSERLILAIPNQPHMDAETLKQAGAQACLFKPLSRNRLFNALLAAQSSPEPQVSTKTHHLPLSVMAVDDNPANLKLIGVLLEDLVSNVILCHSGEEAIAQAKKHDLDIILMDIQMPEIDGIKAAELIRKLPNHITTPIVAVTAHAAIGERERLMNAGMDDYLAKPINEDMLFNVLKAQCRIPLSIQTKEPLIPASHVETRPVSVASTSLDWELALRQAANKEDLARDLLIILVDFLSEVEERVQAVLDGNKDDDIINIIHKLHGSCSYSGVPRLKQLCQYLESQLRNGTSAEDLEPEWMELLDEFENVRREAVDFIKTE, translated from the coding sequence ATGACCAAATACAGCCTTCGGGCACGCATGATGATACTGATCCTTGCCCCAACCCTATTAATCGGGCTTCTGATCAGTACCTTTTTCGTGGTTCACCGCTATAACGAGCTACAGGATCAACTGGTTGATTCCGGCTCCAGCATCATCGAACCTCTCGCCATTGCCAGTGAATATGGCATGACGTTCAGCAACCGCGAAGGCGTTCGTCAATTGGTCAGTATGTTACACCGACGCCATTCAAATATCGTGCGTTCTATTGCTGTTTTTGACACTCAAAATCACTTATTAGTGACTTCTAACTTCCATCAGAATTATACCTTATTACAGCTGCCCAAGGGGGCGACAATTCCGGATGATTTAACTGTTACCACCAAAGGGGACTCACTGACCCTCAGAACCCCGATTGTTTCGGAAAATCAACTGCCGGATATGGATGTCAGCCTGGAACCCGGTCACAGCACTCTGGGTTATATTGCTATTGAATTAGATTTACGCACTGTTCGGTTACAACAATATAAAGAAATTTTCGTTGCGACACTGCTGCTTAGCCTCTGCTTATGTATTGCCATGCTGTTTGCCTACCGTCTGATGCGCGATGTGACTGGCCCGATTCGCAACATGGTTAACACCGTAGACCGTATTCGCCGCGGCCAGCTTGATAGTCGGGTCGAAGGCTATATGCTGGGCGAATTGGATATGCTAAAGAACGGCATAAACTCGATGGCCATGTCTCTTGCCGCCTATCATGAAGAGATGCAGCAAAATATCGATCAGGCAACCTCTGACCTGCGGGAAACGCTGGAACAGATGGAGATTCAAAACGTAGAGTTGGATCTGGCTAAAAAGCGTGCTCAGGAAGCGGCCCGAATTAAATCTGAGTTCCTGGCCAACATGTCCCATGAGCTTCGAACGCCGCTTAACGGTGTGATTGGTTTCACGCGTCAAACACTCAAAACATCACTAACACCAACGCAAACTGATTACCTGCAAACCATTGAACGCTCGGCTAACAACCTGCTGAACATCATTAATGATGTGCTCGACTTCTCCAAGTTAGAAGCCGGTAAACTGGTGTTAGAACATATTCCATTCTCACTGCGGGATACGGTAGATGAAACCGCGATTCTGCTGGCTCACAGCGCCCATGAGAAATCTCTGGAACTGACGCTGAACATCAACAATGATGTGCCGGATAATATCGTAGGCGATCCATTACGCTTGCAACAAGTGATCATGAACTTGCTGGGAAATGCCATCAAATTCACCGAACAGGGCAATATTGATATCAATATTGAACTGCGTATGTTGCATGATAATAGTGCCGATATTGAGATTCAGGTTCATGACACCGGCATTGGTATTTCTGAACGTCAGCAATCGCAGCTGTTCCAGGCTTTCCGTCAGGCTGACGCCAGTATTTCTCGTCGTCATGGCGGTACCGGTTTAGGTTTGGTGATTACTCAGCGTCTGGTTAAGGAAATGGGTGGTGATATCTGCTTCCACAGCCAGTTACATAAAGGCTCAACCTTCTGGTTCCACATTAATCTGGAACTAAGCGATCGCTCTATTCTGGGTGATGGCCGCCACCTGACCAAACTGTCAGGTCAACGAATTCTGTATGTCGAAGCTAACCCGGCCGCAACTCAGGCCACGTTAAATATCTTCCAGTCTGAGCCAGTAGAAGTTATTCATTATGATAATTTCGATCAGATTCCGGAAAAACATCAGCAATACGATATCGTTCTGCACGGTGTGCCTATTGCTACCGATGATATTGATAAATACACCAATGGTGTAATGAAGCAGGCGCTATCGCTGTCTGAGCGTCTGATTCTGGCGATTCCAAATCAGCCGCATATGGACGCGGAAACACTGAAACAGGCCGGAGCTCAGGCCTGCCTGTTTAAACCGCTTTCCCGTAATCGACTGTTTAATGCGCTGCTGGCTGCGCAGTCATCGCCTGAACCACAGGTATCAACGAAAACCCACCACCTGCCACTCAGCGTGATGGCTGTTGATGATAATCCGGCAAACCTGAAACTGATTGGCGTACTGCTGGAAGATCTGGTTTCTAACGTGATTCTGTGTCATAGCGGTGAAGAAGCCATCGCTCAGGCGAAAAAGCACGATCTGGATATTATCCTGATGGATATCCAGATGCCGGAAATTGACGGTATTAAAGCCGCTGAACTGATTCGTAAGTTACCAAACCATATCACTACGCCAATTGTTGCTGTCACCGCCCACGCCGCGATTGGCGAGCGGGAACGTCTGATGAATGCGGGTATGGACGACTATCTGGCTAAGCCAATAAACGAAGATATGTTGTTTAATGTGCTGAAAGCTCAGTGCCGCATTCCATTAAGCATTCAGACTAAAGAACCACTCATTCCAGCAAGCCATGTGGAAACCAGACCGGTTAGTGTAGCCTCAACATCTCTGGACTGGGAGCTGGCCCTGCGTCAGGCGGCAAACAAAGAAGATTTAGCTCGTGACCTGCTAATAATATTGGTCGATTTCCTGTCTGAAGTAGAAGAGCGAGTTCAGGCTGTATTGGACGGCAATAAAGATGATGACATCATTAATATCATCCATAAACTGCACGGAAGTTGTAGCTACAGTGGCGTACCGCGCCTGAAACAACTCTGCCAGTATCTGGAAAGCCAACTGCGTAACGGAACGTCAGCGGAAGATTTGGAGCCGGAATGGATGGAGCTGTTGGATGAATTTGAAAACGTCAGAAGAGAGGCGGTGGATTTTATTAAAACAGAGTAA
- the rlmD gene encoding 23S rRNA (uracil(1939)-C(5))-methyltransferase RlmD produces the protein MAQFYSPGRRKATPQTINVIPHELDTQGQGVARDNGKTIFISGALPQEQVEAQIYENKRNYSKAKAIRILSPSPQRMTPPCSHYGICGGCNQQHVSTDLQHSSKSKALSQLFKRETGLDPTQGTVIFAQGYHYRRRARLGLQYQVKQQRLQMGFRQKASNDLVEMTECPILVPELEQLLVPLKDCLSALSVVKKLGHAELVMADNGPLLVLRHLAPLSGIDCQRLLQFAEHHQIAIYLAGESDSLTQLVGEDPYYQVDGLTLGFNPRDFIQVNAGVNQLMVEQALTWLELQPTDRVLDLFCGMGNFTLPIAKRALRVTGVEGVEALVARGQQNARINGLSNVEFLHHNLEQDVSQQPWARDGFDKVLLDPARAGAAEAMAQIVSLNPERIVYVSCNPPTLVEDSKVLLSGGYQLNQLRMLDMFPQTGHIESMALFIKN, from the coding sequence ATGGCGCAATTTTACTCGCCCGGCCGCCGTAAGGCGACACCACAAACCATCAATGTTATTCCCCATGAACTTGATACTCAAGGGCAGGGGGTTGCTCGTGATAACGGAAAAACTATTTTTATTTCTGGTGCGCTTCCTCAGGAGCAGGTTGAAGCGCAGATTTACGAGAATAAACGAAATTATTCTAAAGCCAAAGCGATCCGTATCTTATCGCCGAGCCCGCAGCGAATGACACCGCCTTGCTCACATTATGGTATTTGCGGAGGGTGCAATCAGCAACATGTTTCCACAGATTTGCAGCATAGTAGCAAATCTAAAGCGCTCAGCCAGCTGTTTAAGCGAGAAACTGGGCTGGATCCTACTCAGGGGACGGTAATTTTTGCTCAGGGATATCATTATCGACGCCGTGCTCGTCTGGGGTTGCAATATCAGGTGAAACAACAGCGTTTGCAAATGGGATTTCGTCAAAAAGCTTCTAACGATTTGGTCGAGATGACCGAATGCCCGATTTTAGTTCCTGAGCTGGAGCAGTTGCTGGTTCCTTTAAAAGATTGCCTTAGCGCGCTCTCGGTAGTGAAGAAGCTGGGACATGCCGAGTTGGTGATGGCGGATAATGGACCTTTGCTGGTACTGCGCCATTTAGCGCCACTCTCAGGCATTGATTGCCAGCGTCTGCTACAGTTTGCTGAACATCATCAAATAGCCATCTATCTGGCGGGAGAAAGTGATTCACTGACACAATTGGTTGGTGAAGATCCTTACTATCAGGTGGATGGTTTAACCCTTGGCTTTAATCCGCGGGATTTTATTCAGGTTAATGCTGGTGTTAATCAGTTAATGGTTGAGCAGGCGCTCACCTGGCTGGAACTACAGCCGACTGACAGAGTTCTGGACCTGTTTTGCGGTATGGGAAACTTTACCCTACCCATAGCCAAACGCGCTTTACGGGTGACTGGTGTGGAAGGTGTGGAGGCCTTGGTAGCCAGAGGGCAACAGAATGCTCGCATAAATGGCTTATCAAACGTTGAGTTTTTGCACCACAATTTAGAACAGGACGTTAGTCAACAGCCGTGGGCGAGAGACGGTTTTGATAAAGTATTACTGGATCCGGCCCGGGCGGGTGCAGCAGAAGCCATGGCACAAATTGTTAGTTTAAACCCTGAACGCATTGTGTATGTGTCCTGCAATCCACCGACGCTGGTGGAAGACAGTAAAGTTCTGTTGTCAGGTGGATACCAATTAAACCAACTGCGTATGCTGGATATGTTTCCACAAACGGGGCATATTGAGTCAATGGCGTTATTTATTAAAAATTAA